TTTTTCGTCCGGCAGAACATAACAAAAACGAAATACTTACTCGTTATCGTGGGTTCTTAAGGGATTTTGTGAGACTTGGTCTGACCAAACCTAAGGATTGGATTTAATCGGTTCTTTTGGTAAGGAAGGAGCCATTCCTTCACACCAGACTTCCCTAGGGACGTTGCCTCTGAATTTTACGAAGACCAACTCTCCCTTTCCACAAAGATACGTTAGGTCCTCTTCTTCATGAAAGAAAGGAAATCTTGGTTTTCTTGGGACCTTGAATTTCTCCACTTTGCTTTCGTCGACCCCTTCCTTTAAACGGATCTCGTATGTTCTGCAGTCCTGCAAAAATAAGAACGGAAGAATAAGTATCAGGATCCTGAATTGATCAGGCTTTATGTTTATTCTAAACATTCCACACCAACTGTATGAGGACAGAGTAAGAATAATGTAGAGCCGCAGACTGCTGCGTTCAGGATCGAAAACTGCATATTGACGGTTCGGATCCTTCCATTAGGACAAACCGTCTTTTGGTCCAGATCATTGTATACAGGTACAATGTACCAGATTGTAAACAGCCTCACATGGATTGATTCGCTCGTCCTAGGCTTATCTGATTTTGAAACGATATATCTGAAATTCGCACAGGACAAAAAGGAGATAAATATTAGGAAAATTGAAAGTTTCTGAAGGAATTTCATTTAAATAGAGCCTAGATTTTCCAAAATTTCAGAAGGGGCCTCGTAAACTCCTTGGCTCTGATAGATCCAAGCGAGTCTGTCCAATTTCTTAAGATCTTCTAAAACCTTAGTATGTTCGAGAGAAGGATTTTTTCTTTTCAGATTTTTCAATTCCATAAAAAACTTTCCGTTCTCTTTGTTCTGATGCAATAGATGTTTCGAGATCCCGATGCATGGACAAGCAGTCTTTTGATCGATCCATAGGCCGCATTCTTTGGAGAGAAAATCGGAAAGCTTTCTTTTGGAACGAGAAAGCTTTTGTCTAAAATTTTCGGCAGTAATTCCTACGATTTCTGCGCCTTCTTCGCTAGCCATTCCGTAAACCGTAGATAGAACGTATACGAGTCGATCGACTGAATTTAATTTTAATAAAACGGCATGAACGCAACCGAAGCGAATCTCTTCTTCTAAGATCTTCTCTTCGATCTGTTCTTCTATTCTTTCTGAGGAAGCTTTTAAAGACAGGCTGTCTCTCATTCGTCCTAGATAGACTATGTTCTTCGGTCTTTTTAACGAAAGAAGATGATGGCTTGCAATGGAATATACCCAGGTAGTAAATTTACTCTCGAAACGGAAACCGGCGAGTTTGTTTGAGATTTTCAAAAGAATCTCTTGCGTAGCATCTTCTGCCTCATGAGGATCCCAGAGCATTCTAAGAGATAGATTGAAAATATAATCTTGGATCTTTTCGAGAAGATCTTCCATTGCTCTAGGCTTTCCTTCTAAAGCAAAAAGGATCGTATCCGTGAATTCATCTTTGATTGATACGGCTCTTTCCATTCTTGAGGATCCTTGCTAATTTCGTCCTTTCGTATAATAGGATCGATTTGGAAGGGTCTGTGTGACAGGTCGGCATACATTCTTCGAAAAAAAAGAAAAAGCAAGCTCGAAATTCAAAGGGAATTCGCTAAAATAGAAGTGAATAATCTTAATAATAGAAGTATAAAAAAAAGCCCGCTGAACCGCGGGCTTGAAAATGATTCGGACAAGCGGATAAACTCGTCCGAGGCAAGGCGAATAGTGAAACGTCTCAATGACGTCGTAAAGGTTCGTAAATTCTTCTTACTGGATATGAATCAAGTAATAGGTTGAAACCCTTAGTTACAAATACATCATACACGAAAAAAAGTCGTTGGTCGTTCGGGATTATAGACATGAACGTTTTTTGTTTGCTTCGGATGGAATTACGAAAAATTGTTTTTTAACCGCATGGTTCGGGCTTGGATATATATTCTAA
Above is a window of Leptospira semungkisensis DNA encoding:
- a CDS encoding Bor family protein; the encoded protein is MRLFTIWYIVPVYNDLDQKTVCPNGRIRTVNMQFSILNAAVCGSTLFLLCPHTVGVECLE
- a CDS encoding RNA polymerase sigma factor, producing the protein MERAVSIKDEFTDTILFALEGKPRAMEDLLEKIQDYIFNLSLRMLWDPHEAEDATQEILLKISNKLAGFRFESKFTTWVYSIASHHLLSLKRPKNIVYLGRMRDSLSLKASSERIEEQIEEKILEEEIRFGCVHAVLLKLNSVDRLVYVLSTVYGMASEEGAEIVGITAENFRQKLSRSKRKLSDFLSKECGLWIDQKTACPCIGISKHLLHQNKENGKFFMELKNLKRKNPSLEHTKVLEDLKKLDRLAWIYQSQGVYEAPSEILENLGSI